The Mustelus asterias unplaced genomic scaffold, sMusAst1.hap1.1 HAP1_SCAFFOLD_525, whole genome shotgun sequence genome contains a region encoding:
- the LOC144486936 gene encoding scavenger receptor cysteine-rich type 1 protein M130-like gives MLRSFLTLITLQLLNCGRDRGFGMNCGMGFGHLLLSKINFQNFISGRPGNSQADPSEAVKLRLVNGQSRCAGRVEIHYKGQWGTVDDDLWDQPDAGVVCGELGCGTALSAPGGAHFGKGSGPIVTYNVQCKGSETALRDCDSEPWDHYGLSHSNDAGVICSAHRFPKLVFGAFTCSGRLEIHSNIESGTVCDLDLDWNDARVVCAELQCGVAISVRSGAYFGEGAGLIWNERFECKGSETGLTDCTLVPVTRSECTHRNDVSVICSGNHGPRLVGGKDRCSGRVEVLHGEHWGTLCDAYFAFEDASVICEHLQCGVVEKIPRGAAFGKGNGPVWKENYSCRGSESWLWECPISSVEEFNCSHENDASVICTDENWSLRLMNGGSRCDGRVEIYHNHSWGRVHDSLWDLNDANVACRQLGCGEAEAAFYNSKYGEGEGSVWVNDVRCEGNESHLRKCSTFILNPNRSDSIGVGVLCSGE, from the exons ATGCTGCGCTCCTTCCTGACTCTAATTACATTGCAGCTTCTCAACT gtggtagagatcgCGGTTTTGGAATGAACTGTGGAATGGGTTTTGGTCATTTGCTGCTGT CGAAGATTAATTTTCAAAATTTCATTTCAGGCAGACCAGGGAACAGTCAGGCTGATCCATCAG aggCGGTGAAGCTGAGACTGGTGAATGGGCAGAGTCGGTGCGCTGGGAGAGTGGAGATTCACTACAAGGGACAGTGGGGGACCGTGGATGATGATCTCTGGGACCAGCCGGACGCCGGTGTTGTGTGTGGGGAGCTGGGCTGCGGGACCGCGCTCTCTGCACCGGGCGGGGCTCACTTTGGGAAAGGATCCGGACCCATTGTGACGTATAATGTTCAGTGCAAAGGGAGCGAGACCGCTCTGCGGGACTGTGACTCAGAGCCATGGGATCACTATGGCCTTTCGCACTCCAACGATGCCGGTGTGATTTGCtcag CCCACAGATTTCCAAAACTAGTATTCGGAGCTTTCACATGCTCCGGCAGATTGGAGATCCATAGCAATATAGAATCTGGCACAGTGTGTGACcttgacttggattggaatgACGCCAGAGTGGTCTGTGCTGAGCTTCAGTGCGGAGTCGCTATTTCCGTTAGAAGCGGGGCTTATTTTGGAGAGGGCGCTGGATTAATATGGAACGAAAGATTTGAATGTAAAGGCAGCGAGACAGGCCTGACGGACTGCACCCTTGTTCCTGTAACTCGGTCCGAGTGCACCCACAGGAACGATGTCAGTGTGATCTGTTCCG GAAATCATGGGCCGAGATTGGTTGGTGGAAAGGACAGGTGCTCCGGCCGTGTGGAAGTGCTGCATGGAGAACACTGGGGGACGCTCTGTGATGCTTACTTTGCTTTCGAAGACGCCAGTGTGATCTGTGAGCATCTTCAGTGTGGAGTGGTAGAGAAAATCCCGAGAGGTGCAGCCTTTGGGAAGGGAAATGGCCCAGTGTGGAAGGAGAACTACAGCTGCCGCGGGAGTGAGTCCTGGTTGTGGGAGTGTCCGATTTCATCCGTGGAAGAGTTTAACTGCTCACATGAAAATGACGCCAGTGTCATCTGCACGG ATGAAAACTGGTCACTGAGATTGATGAATGGGGGAAGTCGGTGTGATGGGCGAGTGGAGATTTACCACAATCACAGCTGGGGCAGAGTGCACGACAGCCTCTGGGATCTGAATGACGCTAACGTGGCCTGCAGACAGCTGGGCTGCGGCGAAGCGGAAGCCGCCTTTTACAATTCAAAGTACGGAGAGGGTGAAGGGTCTGTGTGGGTAAACGATGTCCGGTGTGAAGGGAACGAATCGCATCTCCGAAAGTGCAGCACATTCATATTGAACCCGAATCGTAGTGACAGCATCGGCGTAGGGGTTCTGTGCTCAGGTGAATAA
- the LOC144486937 gene encoding scavenger receptor cysteine-rich type 1 protein M130-like yields MKRQMGRKAKILVKEHKQLRLSGGGSRCAGRLEIYHNGTWGSVCDDSWDLTDADVVCKHLDCGHALRLPLHISAGPDADSIWLDELECSGSESFLWECPHALWGNHDCNHKEDVKIMCSEHKELRLVKGVHRCEGRVEVFYNGTWGTVCGENLYRDAGTVICKQLACGTLVSIDYDARSFGEGSGPIWLDEVECLSHESTLWQCQADPWGQHNCAHREDAGVVCSGNTINHFACRCDLKY; encoded by the exons ATGAAGCGTCAGATGGGAAGGAAAGCCAAAATCTTAGTTAAAG AACACAAGCAGTTAAGGCTCTCTGGCGGTGGAAGCCGATGTGCGGGCCGACTGGAGATTTATCACAATGGGACCTGGGGCTCAGTTTGTGATGATTCCTGGGATCTTACAGACGCTGACGTGGTTTGCAAGCACCTGGATTGTGGACACGCATTGCGGCTTCCTCTTCATATATCGGCTGGACCTGACGCAGACTCAATTTGGTTGGATGAGCTGGAATGCTCCGGGAGTGAATCATTTCTCTGGGAATGTCCCCATGCATTGTGGGGTAACCATGACTGTAATCATAAAGAAGATGTGAAGATCATGTGCTCTG AGCACAAAGAGCTGCGTTTGGTGAAGGGAGTGCATCGCTGTGAGGGCAGAGTGGAAGTGTTCTATAATGGGACCTGGGGAACAGTTTGCGGTGAAAACCTGTATCGAGATGCTGGAACAGTGATCTGTAAACAGTTAGCTTGCGGCACACTAGTTTCCATCGACTATGACGCTCGCTCATTCGGAGAAGGATCCGGACCTATTTGGTTGGATGAGGTCGAGTGTCTTTCACACGAGTcgaccctttggcagtgccaggcagACCCGTGGGGTCAACACAACTGTGCTCATCGGGAAGATGCAGGTGTCGTTTGTTCAGGTAACACAATCAATCATTTTGCTTGCAGGTGTGATTTGAAATATTGA